A genomic window from Fibrobacterota bacterium includes:
- a CDS encoding PHP domain-containing protein: MHSTLSDGTLSVAEIIETAARRKLNAISITDHDNIDSWEQGRQLARDAGVELIPGVEISSSWEGSDIHILGYFFDPSNLALNQAMEKSKRRRLLRAKAMVRKLDRLGMPVRFEKVLSYVQGGTVGRPHIARALLEEEYVKSFQEAFEKWLGPKCPAYVETECLTPAEAIALINNAGGAACMAHPMHTDRDDAIPMMVEAGLKGIEIYCHRLPSAMRRKYQDLARRYNLVWTGGSDSHGERPGCPGIGSVRVARSVVEKLLEARDRHFAEI; encoded by the coding sequence ATGCACTCCACGCTTTCCGACGGCACGCTCTCCGTCGCCGAAATCATCGAGACCGCCGCTCGCCGCAAGCTCAACGCCATTTCCATCACCGACCACGACAACATCGATTCGTGGGAGCAGGGACGCCAATTGGCTCGCGATGCGGGAGTCGAGCTGATCCCAGGGGTGGAAATTTCCAGCTCCTGGGAAGGCTCGGACATCCACATCCTGGGATATTTCTTCGATCCGTCCAACTTGGCTCTGAACCAGGCGATGGAAAAATCCAAGCGCCGCCGGTTGCTGCGCGCCAAAGCCATGGTTCGCAAGCTGGATCGACTGGGAATGCCGGTGCGGTTTGAAAAGGTCCTGTCGTACGTGCAGGGCGGAACCGTGGGACGCCCTCACATCGCGCGCGCGCTGTTGGAAGAGGAATACGTCAAATCCTTCCAGGAGGCGTTCGAAAAATGGCTGGGTCCCAAATGCCCTGCCTACGTGGAGACCGAATGCCTGACACCCGCCGAAGCCATCGCGCTGATCAACAACGCGGGTGGAGCCGCCTGCATGGCGCATCCCATGCACACCGACCGGGACGATGCCATCCCGATGATGGTGGAGGCCGGCCTCAAGGGCATCGAGATCTACTGCCACCGCTTGCCTTCCGCGATGCGCCGCAAGTACCAGGATTTGGCCAGGCGCTACAATCTCGTCTGGACCGGGGGCTCGGACAGCCATGGGGAACGTCCGGGATGTCCCGGGATCGGCTCCGTTCGCGTCGCACGCTCCGTTGTGGAAAAACTTCTTGAAGCCCGCGACCGCCACTTCGCCGAAATCTGA
- a CDS encoding PorV/PorQ family protein, with protein MAMDPDGQPWIVQNSGVVHWDGKAWEKLRFQRVAMRGIAVDKKRNVWIATDKGVWKYLPRAAQKKASGGKQDGAPQGRWVHYHSGNGLGANDATGVVAQGEDLWFTTSNGIVRSRHAPARAGLFFETLLPALNLKDLYHTYAGVTYPVEEWGTFGGFVNFLSLGQTTYQEENGPVQNFSSYELIGALSYGTRLDRNWGLGLNMKFIYSALASGITIGGQKESGVAVSYAFDAAVLRKNILVPGLTWGAVVQNIGPSIFYISSDESDPIPLTWRTGMSYEVFRTPSHALSVAADYSRETISRYESGRARDFATGAYYAVAEPWGAGKAPVDAGAMEIASKNFEESMYNMGIEYTYSSMFCLRSGLLFDPGGARQELDLGMGVTLSDLLQLDYAYIKDVALLGNQPEGVRSGQSRISLNVLF; from the coding sequence ATGGCGATGGATCCGGACGGTCAGCCCTGGATCGTGCAGAATTCGGGTGTCGTGCATTGGGACGGCAAGGCGTGGGAAAAGCTTCGGTTCCAGCGCGTTGCCATGCGCGGGATCGCGGTGGACAAAAAACGCAACGTTTGGATCGCCACCGACAAGGGTGTCTGGAAGTACCTGCCCCGGGCGGCTCAAAAGAAGGCTTCCGGCGGCAAACAGGACGGCGCTCCCCAGGGACGTTGGGTCCATTACCACTCCGGCAACGGCCTGGGGGCCAACGACGCCACGGGTGTCGTGGCGCAGGGTGAAGATCTTTGGTTCACCACCTCCAACGGCATCGTCCGTTCGCGCCATGCGCCGGCTCGTGCGGGTCTGTTCTTCGAGACCCTGCTTCCGGCCTTGAACCTGAAGGACCTCTACCACACCTACGCGGGCGTCACCTATCCGGTGGAAGAATGGGGCACCTTCGGTGGCTTCGTGAACTTCCTCTCGTTGGGTCAGACCACCTACCAGGAAGAAAACGGTCCGGTCCAGAACTTCTCCTCGTACGAGCTGATCGGCGCGTTGTCGTACGGCACCCGGTTGGATCGCAACTGGGGCCTTGGACTCAACATGAAGTTCATCTACTCGGCGCTGGCTTCCGGCATCACCATCGGCGGCCAGAAGGAATCGGGTGTGGCGGTCAGCTATGCGTTCGATGCCGCGGTGTTGCGCAAGAACATCCTGGTACCCGGTCTCACCTGGGGCGCCGTGGTCCAGAACATCGGGCCGTCCATCTTCTACATCTCTTCGGACGAGTCCGACCCGATCCCCTTGACCTGGCGCACAGGAATGTCCTACGAGGTGTTCCGCACGCCCAGCCACGCGTTGTCCGTGGCGGCCGATTATTCCCGCGAGACCATCTCTCGCTACGAGTCCGGCCGTGCCCGCGACTTCGCCACGGGCGCCTACTACGCCGTCGCCGAGCCTTGGGGGGCTGGCAAGGCTCCTGTCGACGCCGGCGCCATGGAAATCGCCTCGAAGAATTTCGAGGAATCCATGTACAACATGGGCATCGAGTACACCTACTCGTCCATGTTCTGCCTGCGGTCGGGTCTCCTGTTCGATCCGGGCGGTGCCCGTCAGGAATTGGACCTGGGCATGGGCGTGACGCTTTCCGACCTGTTGCAGCTGGACTACGCCTACATCAAGGACGTCGCCTTGTTGGGCAACCAGCCCGAAGGCGTTCGTTCCGGCCAATCGCGCATTTCCCTGAACGTGCTGTTCTGA
- a CDS encoding glycosyl hydrolase 53 family protein: protein MFVFLRSLCLIAILPMAVSIHAENARGADVGWLSQMESEGRTFRDAQGKTGDLLAILKGEGVNSIRLRVWVKPATEWCGKDDVVKMATRASKMGFRIMIDFHYSDSWADPGKQTKPAAWQSHGMDQLKTDVANHTKEVLQALKTAGVTPEWVQVGNETNDGMLWEDGKASKSMANFAALVQSGSKAVKEVFPNAKVVVHVSNGFDNSLFRWIFDGLKSNGTQWDVVGMSVYPEPATWRSTESQVLTNMKDMVSRYGKQVVISEVGMAMASADSGYALLKKLQADVASLTNGAGLGVFYWEPQAYGGWQGYLLGAFDDSGKPTKTMQAFRELSGISLPARAQPKTSVVPRMEVEGYDPLGRLLP from the coding sequence ATGTTCGTTTTCCTACGCTCGCTCTGTTTGATCGCCATCCTGCCGATGGCGGTTTCGATCCATGCCGAAAACGCCCGTGGTGCGGATGTCGGCTGGCTTTCCCAGATGGAGAGCGAAGGTCGCACGTTCCGTGATGCCCAAGGAAAGACGGGAGACTTGTTGGCCATCCTGAAAGGGGAGGGCGTCAACAGCATCCGGCTGAGGGTCTGGGTCAAGCCTGCCACGGAGTGGTGTGGCAAGGACGATGTGGTGAAGATGGCCACGCGCGCCTCCAAAATGGGCTTCCGGATCATGATCGACTTCCATTACAGCGATTCGTGGGCGGATCCTGGAAAGCAGACAAAACCTGCCGCTTGGCAGTCCCACGGGATGGACCAGCTCAAGACGGATGTGGCCAACCACACCAAGGAGGTGCTCCAGGCCTTGAAGACGGCGGGGGTCACACCCGAGTGGGTGCAGGTGGGCAACGAGACCAACGATGGCATGTTGTGGGAAGACGGGAAGGCCTCGAAGTCCATGGCGAACTTCGCGGCTCTTGTCCAGAGCGGCTCGAAAGCCGTGAAAGAGGTGTTCCCCAATGCGAAGGTGGTGGTCCATGTCTCCAATGGTTTTGATAACTCCCTGTTCCGTTGGATCTTCGATGGCCTGAAGAGCAACGGCACCCAGTGGGACGTGGTGGGCATGAGTGTCTACCCGGAGCCAGCCACTTGGCGGTCGACGGAGTCCCAGGTTCTCACGAACATGAAGGACATGGTCTCGCGCTATGGCAAGCAAGTGGTGATTTCCGAGGTGGGAATGGCCATGGCCTCGGCGGATTCCGGCTACGCGCTGCTGAAAAAACTCCAGGCGGATGTCGCCTCGCTCACAAATGGCGCGGGCCTTGGGGTGTTCTACTGGGAGCCGCAGGCCTATGGCGGTTGGCAGGGTTACCTGCTGGGCGCGTTCGATGACTCGGGCAAGCCGACCAAGACGATGCAAGCCTTCCGGGAGCTTTCGGGGATTTCCCTGCCGGCACGAGCGCAACCAAAAACATCGGTGGTGCCACGCATGGAAGTGGAAGGCTATGATCCGTTGGGGCGCCTCCTGCCGTAG
- a CDS encoding capsule biosynthesis protein CapK encodes MSLPRSQLYPVLSEQGRAFLAGLSEHPHAPRFRNASGHRLQAPEIETVRAFHHVETSLPACGERTPDWLEPFLLRLRAQVPFFRHFPSGTFRELPTTSRADLARDIAAFVPDDLPTSEIIHFESTGTTGHRVMIASHPMVAANHLAFLKKALALHGIVLTASRGQTAVVLAGFQESSFTYTSVNPLYDEAGIVKLNLHPNDWKDPADRAKYLDWLAPELVTGDPLSLPELASIGMTHRPKAALSTSMALSPALRQELSSRLGCPVVDVYSMNESGPIAAKGPEGEDFHLLQSRLLVEILDPRGNEVPPGERGEITLTGGYNPYLPLFRYRTGDWARRHPTDPRRLVDLEGRSPVRFRDGQGRWLNNIEVSQCLAGFAIPQLRLHQDAHGAFHLQLHPGSRDHDGIRHALEKLLASPVAIALLEPKDKVVAYTSNLEVSP; translated from the coding sequence ATGAGCCTTCCCCGGAGCCAGTTGTACCCTGTGCTGTCCGAACAGGGCCGCGCGTTTTTGGCGGGTCTGTCCGAGCACCCGCACGCGCCACGCTTCCGCAACGCCTCGGGCCACCGGCTCCAGGCTCCGGAAATCGAAACGGTACGCGCGTTCCACCACGTGGAAACATCCCTTCCTGCCTGCGGCGAGCGCACACCGGATTGGCTGGAGCCGTTTCTGCTCCGCCTCCGTGCGCAAGTGCCGTTTTTCCGACATTTTCCGTCAGGAACATTCCGGGAGCTTCCAACCACCAGCCGCGCCGACCTCGCCCGCGACATCGCGGCCTTCGTGCCGGACGATCTCCCCACCTCCGAGATCATCCACTTCGAGTCCACCGGCACCACGGGCCATCGCGTGATGATCGCCTCGCACCCGATGGTGGCGGCCAACCACCTGGCGTTTTTGAAGAAGGCGTTGGCCTTGCACGGAATCGTTCTGACCGCATCGCGCGGCCAGACGGCGGTGGTGCTGGCGGGCTTCCAGGAATCGAGCTTCACCTACACCTCCGTCAATCCGCTGTACGACGAAGCCGGGATCGTGAAGTTGAATCTGCACCCCAACGACTGGAAGGACCCCGCCGACCGGGCGAAGTACCTGGATTGGCTGGCCCCGGAACTGGTGACGGGGGATCCGCTTTCGCTTCCGGAATTGGCGAGCATCGGGATGACCCACCGCCCCAAGGCCGCCCTGTCCACCTCCATGGCGCTGAGTCCCGCATTGCGCCAAGAATTGTCAAGCAGACTGGGTTGCCCGGTGGTGGACGTGTATTCCATGAACGAATCCGGCCCCATCGCGGCCAAGGGCCCCGAGGGCGAGGACTTCCACCTGCTCCAAAGCCGTCTGCTGGTGGAGATCCTGGATCCACGAGGAAACGAAGTGCCCCCCGGCGAGCGCGGCGAGATCACGCTGACCGGCGGTTACAACCCATACCTTCCGTTGTTTCGCTACCGCACCGGCGATTGGGCCAGACGCCACCCCACCGATCCTCGCCGACTGGTGGATCTGGAAGGTCGCTCGCCCGTGCGCTTTCGCGACGGCCAGGGACGTTGGCTCAACAACATCGAGGTCAGCCAATGCCTGGCCGGCTTCGCGATCCCCCAGCTCCGATTGCACCAGGATGCCCACGGCGCCTTCCACCTGCAGTTGCATCCCGGCTCGCGCGACCATGACGGAATCCGTCACGCACTGGAGAAACTCCTCGCATCGCCGGTGGCGATCGCCCTGCTCGAGCCGAAGGACAAAGTGGTCGCGTACACCTCAAATCTGGAAGTCTCCCCATGA
- a CDS encoding VWA domain-containing protein, translating to MTLDDWQIRWREAWPEALSLWSPWLRLSNPIFVNQSQQAGELGVEGVLACFGIEDKSVKVNLPLLEKQGLIEFPLEVLAHEIGHHVLAPGNLLDHFKILATVRMALPTLEAQSPWVANLWTDLVVNDRLQRTSDLDLAQLYRKMEPSDSQVWALYLRIYERLWDLPQGSLAKIPDTVENRDVFEADAWLGSRTVRVYRDDPVTGSGRFACLLFPWLVRDKETSQANAQLWLDAKSAATGASIPAGIGSLDPQQPIHPSRDFRVCPSEEAGDGIPKASAPPIGGQTLVPWEIGELLRLGGLNVSDAEVAASWYREKALQHLVHPPSRKMPTSPDPLPEGLDPWEMGDPLERLDIFQSLLRSPRLVPGITTVARHWGEQPSSVEHLEPIDLDLYVDSSGSMPDPVRTVSHLALAGAIVALSALRRGAGVQVTLWSGKGQCLRTPGFVRDERDILSVLCSHFGGSTTFPLHALRKTWLETPHRRRAHILHISDDGLSTLFDPDERGTSGETLAANSLEAAGGGGTMALQLGAWALAHQETTSFLAKARDQGWAIHPISDWESLMDFAREFSRAQVRDAKVVK from the coding sequence ATGACCCTGGACGATTGGCAAATCCGCTGGCGGGAAGCGTGGCCCGAGGCATTGTCGCTTTGGAGCCCGTGGCTTCGCCTGTCCAATCCGATTTTTGTCAACCAATCCCAACAAGCAGGCGAGCTGGGGGTGGAAGGTGTCCTCGCGTGCTTCGGGATCGAAGACAAGTCCGTGAAGGTGAATCTGCCGTTGCTGGAAAAGCAGGGACTGATCGAGTTTCCGCTGGAGGTGCTGGCCCACGAGATCGGTCACCATGTGCTGGCTCCCGGCAACCTGCTGGACCACTTCAAGATCCTGGCCACCGTGCGGATGGCCCTGCCCACCCTGGAAGCCCAATCGCCATGGGTGGCGAACCTTTGGACGGATCTTGTCGTCAACGACCGCCTCCAGCGCACATCCGACCTGGACTTGGCGCAACTCTACCGGAAGATGGAGCCTTCCGACAGCCAGGTCTGGGCGCTCTACCTTCGGATCTACGAGAGGCTCTGGGATCTGCCCCAGGGTTCGCTCGCCAAGATTCCCGATACGGTGGAAAATCGCGACGTGTTCGAAGCCGACGCATGGCTGGGATCCCGCACGGTGCGCGTCTACCGCGACGATCCCGTGACCGGATCGGGTCGCTTCGCCTGCCTGTTGTTCCCCTGGTTGGTCCGCGACAAGGAAACCAGCCAAGCCAACGCCCAATTGTGGCTTGATGCCAAGTCCGCCGCCACGGGCGCCAGCATCCCCGCCGGGATCGGAAGCCTCGATCCCCAACAACCCATCCATCCATCCCGCGACTTCCGGGTGTGCCCCAGCGAAGAGGCGGGCGACGGGATCCCCAAGGCCTCGGCACCACCGATCGGTGGTCAAACGCTGGTCCCGTGGGAGATCGGCGAACTGTTGCGACTGGGTGGATTGAACGTCTCCGACGCGGAGGTCGCGGCCTCTTGGTATCGTGAAAAGGCCCTGCAGCACCTGGTGCATCCGCCCTCGCGCAAGATGCCCACCTCTCCCGATCCTTTGCCGGAAGGATTGGATCCTTGGGAAATGGGCGATCCTCTGGAAAGACTGGACATCTTCCAATCGCTCCTGCGGTCCCCTCGCTTGGTGCCCGGCATCACCACGGTGGCGCGCCACTGGGGCGAGCAGCCCAGCTCCGTGGAACACCTCGAGCCCATCGACCTGGATCTCTACGTGGACAGTTCGGGATCGATGCCGGATCCTGTCCGCACCGTGTCGCATCTGGCCCTGGCCGGGGCCATCGTGGCTTTGTCTGCTTTGCGGCGCGGCGCAGGTGTGCAGGTGACGCTGTGGAGCGGAAAGGGCCAATGCCTGCGCACCCCCGGGTTCGTGCGCGACGAACGAGACATTCTGTCCGTGTTGTGCAGCCATTTCGGGGGAAGCACCACATTCCCATTGCACGCCCTGCGCAAGACCTGGTTGGAAACGCCCCACCGACGCCGCGCCCACATCCTGCACATCTCCGACGACGGACTGAGTACCCTGTTCGATCCCGACGAACGCGGAACCTCCGGCGAAACCCTCGCCGCCAATTCCCTGGAAGCGGCCGGCGGCGGGGGCACCATGGCCTTGCAACTGGGCGCATGGGCCTTGGCCCACCAGGAAACCACGAGTTTCCTCGCCAAGGCGCGCGACCAGGGATGGGCCATCCATCCCATTTCCGACTGGGAGAGCCTGATGGACTTCGCACGCGAATTTTCCCGCGCCCAAGTGCGCGATGCCAAGGTGGTCAAATGA
- a CDS encoding AAA family ATPase yields MVPKFFRKLSSSPTRPVASASKAQAFDVGALWEGPLDASESVQDLGLDEKLRRAYFWIVNSAILSPHYDIEFNRGPSREFAIGDKRTLSLPTDQSYSSYVLLPLLTFALRRKCLMVGGPGRGKTASAMLMGVLSGMPLKTVKRSMQHGHPQMTVADLLGNPLPADLVGAQSMDDIRIAWRPWLDQPVRIIDEYNRIPTRTQSALLTVLGDNYAEVLGQIRECPEAAWYLTANDDGGGGTYEVIEALRDRVDVVVQALPFHPRFLQDLLLRIEENARPEEFVPPEIVFSSEDIDAMGRQIRELPVPDSVRRRLEHFASQLELLEAAGRQAEHLSKDTALLSGLEWSEILRADTGRDRLSDLGSQSRNGLSVRVLMTLLAYAKAMAWFRGRPEVDLTDLRQILPFVLRDKLKPDLESPFFQAPENLPLRTDRISWLRGLFDASCAEFDRLGMDRDDAVGTLFSQFKEGLEGLGRMDVKARLEAIVGAVDKIAKARKLTGPMHDDLLLLKSLHQRYTNYLNWLESQP; encoded by the coding sequence ATGGTTCCGAAGTTCTTCCGAAAGCTATCCAGCTCCCCCACCCGCCCGGTGGCAAGCGCCTCCAAGGCGCAAGCCTTCGACGTCGGTGCGCTGTGGGAGGGACCTCTGGACGCATCCGAGTCCGTGCAGGATCTGGGCTTGGACGAAAAGCTCCGGCGGGCCTATTTCTGGATCGTCAACAGCGCGATCCTGAGTCCCCACTACGACATCGAATTCAACCGCGGGCCGTCTCGCGAGTTCGCCATCGGCGACAAGCGCACCCTCTCGCTTCCCACCGACCAGAGCTATTCCAGCTACGTGCTTCTGCCGCTTCTGACCTTCGCGCTGCGCCGCAAATGTCTGATGGTGGGCGGGCCGGGACGAGGCAAGACCGCCAGCGCCATGCTGATGGGCGTGCTCTCCGGCATGCCGCTGAAAACCGTCAAGCGCTCCATGCAGCACGGCCACCCCCAGATGACCGTGGCCGACCTGTTGGGAAATCCTTTGCCGGCGGATCTGGTGGGCGCCCAATCCATGGACGACATCCGCATCGCATGGCGCCCGTGGCTGGACCAGCCCGTGCGGATCATCGACGAGTACAACCGCATCCCCACCCGCACGCAGAGCGCGCTTCTCACGGTGCTTGGCGACAACTACGCCGAGGTGCTGGGCCAGATCCGCGAATGCCCGGAAGCCGCCTGGTACCTGACCGCCAACGACGATGGCGGCGGGGGCACCTACGAAGTGATCGAAGCCCTGCGCGACCGCGTGGACGTGGTGGTCCAGGCGCTGCCGTTCCATCCCCGCTTCCTGCAAGACCTTCTGCTGCGGATCGAAGAAAACGCACGCCCGGAAGAATTCGTTCCGCCGGAAATCGTCTTTTCCTCCGAGGACATCGACGCCATGGGGCGCCAGATCCGGGAACTTCCGGTGCCGGACTCCGTGCGCCGCCGATTGGAGCATTTCGCCAGCCAACTGGAACTGCTGGAAGCGGCAGGCAGGCAGGCGGAACACTTGTCCAAGGACACCGCGCTGTTGTCCGGCTTGGAGTGGAGCGAGATCCTGCGGGCGGACACCGGACGCGACCGGCTGTCCGATCTGGGATCCCAGTCTCGCAACGGCCTATCGGTGCGCGTGCTCATGACGCTTCTGGCCTATGCCAAGGCGATGGCGTGGTTTCGGGGGCGCCCCGAGGTGGATCTCACCGATTTGCGACAGATTCTGCCCTTCGTGCTGCGCGACAAGCTCAAGCCGGACCTGGAGTCGCCATTCTTCCAGGCCCCTGAAAACCTCCCGCTGCGCACCGATCGCATCTCGTGGTTGCGCGGGCTGTTCGACGCCTCCTGCGCGGAGTTCGATCGCCTGGGGATGGATCGCGACGACGCCGTGGGAACGCTGTTTTCGCAATTCAAGGAAGGCCTGGAGGGATTGGGCCGCATGGACGTCAAGGCTCGCCTGGAAGCCATCGTGGGGGCGGTGGACAAGATCGCCAAGGCCCGCAAGCTCACCGGCCCGATGCATGATGATTTGTTGCTCTTGAAGTCCTTGCACCAGCGCTACACCAACTACCTCAATTGGCTGGAATCCCAACCGTGA
- a CDS encoding DUF1398 family protein encodes MDTKLQDIAREAVEGAAAGSLDFGQIVGLLMKSGFDGYLVDFRSGIQTFYLPDGQPHGVGIHRTKTPVAVVFDAESVREAIREAQTKAAGYTYHGFCEKVARAGCAGYLVTFSGKRVLYFGRDGQTHTEFFPK; translated from the coding sequence ATGGACACGAAGCTCCAGGATATCGCTCGCGAAGCCGTCGAGGGTGCCGCCGCCGGAAGCCTTGACTTCGGGCAGATCGTCGGCTTGCTCATGAAATCGGGATTCGACGGCTACCTGGTCGATTTCCGCAGTGGCATCCAGACATTCTACCTCCCGGACGGACAACCCCATGGAGTCGGCATCCATCGCACCAAGACTCCCGTGGCCGTGGTTTTCGATGCGGAATCGGTGCGGGAGGCCATCCGCGAAGCGCAGACCAAAGCGGCGGGATACACCTACCATGGCTTCTGCGAGAAGGTCGCGCGCGCCGGCTGCGCCGGGTACTTGGTGACATTTTCTGGCAAGCGAGTCCTGTACTTCGGTCGTGACGGCCAAACGCACACGGAGTTCTTCCCGAAGTAA